Proteins encoded in a region of the Diospyros lotus cultivar Yz01 chromosome 9, ASM1463336v1, whole genome shotgun sequence genome:
- the LOC127810186 gene encoding uncharacterized protein LOC127810186, translated as MSSATAQQQPVLVYPNTITAEPSLSRPRESFGTVFIVLAVVVVLSAVACCLARLCNRRLQRAMEEPAGGIWPEERTERKSHVFYGGEEGNIPTSNGFEDGERTGSKVAENGGLTGYEKARACLQDQT; from the exons ATGTCGTCGGCCACGGCGCAGCAGCAGCCGGTTCTGGTTTACCCCAACACCATCACGGCGGAGCCCTCGCTTTCGCGCCCCAGAGAATCGTTTGGGACAGTGTTCATTGTCCTGGCAGTCGTCGTTGTTCTCTCCGCCGTCGCCTGCTGCCTCGCCCGGCTCTGCAACCGGCGGCTGCAGCGCGCGATGGAGGAGCCCGCCGGCGGGATTTGGCCAGAAGAAAGGACGGAGAGGAAGAGCCACGTCTTTTACGGAGGAGAAGAGGGGAATATTCCGACTAGCAATGGGtttgaagatggagaaaggACAGGATCTAAGGTGGCTGAAAATGGCGGACTTACAG GCTATGAGAAAGCGAGAGCCTGTCTACAAGACCAAACCTAG